A region from the Lolium perenne isolate Kyuss_39 chromosome 4, Kyuss_2.0, whole genome shotgun sequence genome encodes:
- the LOC127294900 gene encoding kinetochore protein SPC24 homolog, translating to MAADAGRRLDVANLLSFGDDVVGVLLDSKDGESLAQAYDGARMLRSACHSESGDLKLQVKEYQDKINSCKEKLDKAKSEAVTDEELRALRNEMKGKLQSEQQLRQDLRAVSDELDNLDLQRASTEERKNAVKKKEKGMLKAQSMLSMCVSVTNIMPNFEDQDKISGYTVDKNMEKLEKFEFEKTMSPVEICDKFWKMI from the exons ATGGCAGCAGACGCTGGCAGGCGGCTGGACGTGGCCAACCTCCTTTCCTTCGGCGACGACGTCGTCGGGGTGCTCCTCGATAGTAAGGATGGTGAATCCCTCGCGCAGGCTTACGACGGGGCGCGGATGCTGCGATCCGCCTGCCACTCCGAGTCCGGGGACCTCAAGCTCCAGGTGAAAG AGTATCAGGATAAAATCAACTCATGTAAGGAAAAGTTAGACAAAGCAAAATCTGAAGCAGTTACGGATGAAGAACTGAGGGCACTGCGAAATGAGATGAAAGGGAAACTCCAGAGCGAGCAACAGCTTCGCCAAGACTTAAG GGCAGTAAGTGATGAGCTTGATAACCTAGACCTTCAAAGGGCTTCAACAGAAGAAAGGAAGAATGCTGTCAAGAAGAAGGAGAAAGGCATGCTAAAGGCACA AAGTATGCTTTCTATGTGTGTTTCGGTTACAAATATCATGCCAAATTTTGAAGATCAAGATAAGATTTCTGGAT ATACTGTTGACAAGAACATGGAGAAGCTGGAGAAGTTCGAATTTGAGAAGACAATGTCACCAGTTGAGATCTGCGACAAGTTTTGGAAAATGATTTAG